The Procambarus clarkii isolate CNS0578487 chromosome 37, FALCON_Pclarkii_2.0, whole genome shotgun sequence genome window below encodes:
- the LOC123765841 gene encoding serine-aspartate repeat-containing protein I, translated as MHALFLLSLFLAAQAAPLAVLDGEVAVDTEIQPAEVASPAENGAEPTEAVLEGESAAGEVNLTPVVEEAVTTEEAILPEETTPVEEAALVEEAALVEEAALVEEAAQVEEAALVEETVPVEEAALVEETVQVEEAAAVEEAAPAEEAAVVELAAPAEEAAPVEEAAVVEEAAPAEEAAPVEEAAPVELAAPAEEAAPVEEAALVEETAQVEEAAAVEEAAPAEEAAPVELAAPAEEAAPVEEAAPVELAAPAEEAAPVEEAAPVEEAAPVELAAPAEETAPVEETAPVEVATPVELVAPEVEASPVDQAVEASNVVHTEPVAFPVGAPVITKSSPAAPSNLVDPLAEVDPRFRSFIYPNDAPHIVAAKVVFFRHHASRLPPLVPAV; from the exons ATGCACGCTCTG TTTCTTCTCTCCCTGTTTTTGGCGGCTCAAGCGGCGCCGCTCGCCGTACTTGATGGCGAAGTAGCTGTCGACACGGAGATTCAACCAGCCGAAGTTGCTAGTCCAGCGGAGAATGGAGCTGAACCAACGGAAGCAGTCCTGGAAGGTGAATCTGCTGCCGGGGAAGTAAACTTGACTCCGGTAGTTGAAGAGGCTGTCACAACTGAGGAGGCTATTCTTCCTGAAGAGACTACCCCAGTTGAAGAAGCTGCCCTAGTTGAAGAAGCTGCCCTAGTTGAAGAAGCTGCCCTAGTTGAAGAAGCTGCTCAAGTTGAAGAAGCTGCCCTAGTTGAAGAGACTGTTCCAGTTGAAGAAGCTGCCCTAGTTGAAGAGACTGTTCAAGTTGAAGAAGCTGCCGCAGTTGAAGAAGCTGCCCCAGCTGAAGAAGCTGCCGTAGTTGAATTGGCTGCCCCAGCTGAAGAAGCTGCCCCAGTTGAAGAAGCTGCCGTAGTTGAAGAAGCTGCCCCAGCTGAAGAAGCTGCCCCAGTTGAAGAAGCTGCCCCAGTTGAATTGGCTGCCCCAGCTGAAGAAGCTGCCCCAGTTGAAGAAGCTGCCCTAGTTGAAGAGACTGCTCAAGTTGAAGAAGCTGCCGCAGTTGAAGAAGCTGCCCCAGCTGAAGAAGCTGCCCCAGTTGAATTGGCTGCCCCAGCTGAAGAAGCTGCCCCAGTTGAAGAAGCTGCCCCAGTTGAATTGGCTGCCCCAGCTGAAGAAGCTGCCCCAGTTGAAGAAGCTGCCCCAGTTGAAGAAGCTGCCCCAGTTGAATTGGCTGCCCCAGCTGAAGAAACCGCCCCAGTTGAAGAAACTGCCCCAGTTGAAGTGGCTACCCCAGTTGAATTGGTTGCCCCCGAGGTCGAGGCTTCCCCAGTTGATCAAGCTGTAGAAGCATCGAATGTGGTACACACAGAGCCCGTCGCCTTCCCTGTGGGAGCTCCGGTCATCACCAAGTCAAGTCCTGCAGCACCATCAAACCTGGTAGACCCCTTGGCTGAGGTGGACCCTCGTTTCCGGTCCTTCATTTACCCCAACGACGCCCCTCACATCGTAGCTGCCAAGGTCGTGTTCTTCCGCCACCACGCCTCCCGCCTCCCACCTCTCGTTCCTGCTGTGTAA